From Caretta caretta isolate rCarCar2 chromosome 3, rCarCar1.hap1, whole genome shotgun sequence, a single genomic window includes:
- the LOC125634486 gene encoding LOW QUALITY PROTEIN: glutathione S-transferase-like (The sequence of the model RefSeq protein was modified relative to this genomic sequence to represent the inferred CDS: substituted 1 base at 1 genomic stop codon): protein MSGKPKLTYPNGRGRMESIRWLLAAAGVEFEEEFLETREQYQKLIKDGALLFDQVPLVEIDGMKMVQTRAILSYIAAKYNLYGKDLKERAFIDMYVEGTADLMGMIITFVFTPPKERNLALIVERATTXYFPAYEKVLKQHGQEFLVGNRFSWADVQLLEAILMVEEKEPTVLSKFPVLQAFKARISNIPTIKKFLQPGSQRKPPPDDQYVATVMAIFKKD from the exons ATGTCTGGGAAACCCAAACTTACCTACCCCAATGGAAGAGGACGCATGGAATCAATACGGTGGCTGttggcagcagctggggtggAG TTTGAAGAAGAATTTTTGGAAACAAGAGAACAGTATCAAAAGTTAATAAAAG ATGGAGCCCTGCTGTTTGACCAAGTACCATTGGTGGAAATTGATGGGATGAAGATGGTGCAGACCAGAGCCATTCTCAGCTACATAGCTGCCAAGTACAACCTCTACGGGAAGGATCTGAAAGAGAGAGCATT cattGACATGTATGTGGAAGGAACAGCTGATCTCATGGGAATGATCATTACCTTTGTTTTCACTCCACCGAAGGAGAGGAATCTTGCCTTAATCGTCGAGAGGGCCACAACCTGATACTTCCCAGCCTATGAAAAG GTTTTGAAACAACACGGGCAAGAGTTTCTTGTTGGCAACCGATTCAGCTGGGCAGATGTACAGCTGCTTGAAGCCATTTTAATGGTAGAAGAGAAAGAGCCCACTGTGCTTTCCAAGTTCCCTGTGTTACAG GCTTTTAAAGCAAGAATAAGCAACATACCTACAATTAAGAAATTCCTACAGCCTGGAAGCCAGAGGAAGCCCCCACCTGATGACCAATATGTGGCAACAGTGATGGCAATTTTCAAAAAAGATTAA